The following nucleotide sequence is from Sulfurospirillum arsenophilum NBRC 109478.
TACGTAGTGAGGGCATTACGATTCTTTTAGTCGAACAAAATGCCTTTGCCGCACTGAAAATATCTGATAAAGCGTATGTTTTAGAAAATGGCAAAATTGTTATGAGTGGTGTCGCGTCTGAAATGATTGGCGATGATACCATCCGCAAAAAATACCTCGGCGGATAAGCCAAAACCTCTTTACATGTAAACCTCCTCACGTCGGAGGTTTCCTCTTCTTTAATGATTTATAAATTATTTACTCTAAAAAGGTAACATAACTCAATTTTTCCAGACAAGGGAGTTTTATGGATTTTGTATTGAAGCAGGTTTTTTCGATGAAGTCAGCAATCATCCTTTTAGTGTTTTTTGGACTTTTTAGTGGGGTAGCAACTTTTATTGAAAATGATTTTGGTGTCGAAACAAGTTGGGCACTGATTTATACCTCTTGGTGGTTTGAGTTACTTCAAGTGGCATTAGGGCTCATTTTAATTAACAATATCATCCGATATAAACTTTATACTCTTGATAAATTACCTTCATTTATTTTTCACCTTAGTTTTATTTTTATTCTTATTGGTTCTGGCATGACGCGTTATTTTGGCTTTGAGGGAACTTTACATGTAAGAAATGGAATGGAAGAAAACAGAGTGTTGTCGAGTGATGCTTTTATCCAAGTGAGTGCTCTTAAAGAGGGTAAGCCTTATAGTTACAGTCATCCTCAGCTTATTTCTCAAGTAGGTGGCAATAGATTCTCTTTCAATTTTGATGTAGCTGGCGATAAAGCAGTTGTAAAATTCAAAGAGTACCTACCTAATGCTACTGCAAAAGTTGTTGATGATCCACAAGGTATTCCGATGATTTCAATGATGCTCAGCGGGTACGGTGAAAGCCTCAATGTTGTTTTAAAAGAGGGCGAAACATACGAATCAAGTGAGTATGTCTTTAGTTTTAATGGTAAGCCAACACAACATTCAAAAGAAGAAATACGTTTTACGCTTGAAGATGGCAAATTTTATTTCACTTCAAAAACGAAAATTGCTTGGTTTAAAATGGCAGAAAATAAACGTGGCGAATATGATGCAGATAAAAAAGAAGATTTTATTACAGGTCAGCTTTATACGATTGGCAATGTTAATTTTGCACCACGTTATATTGGTTTAAAAGGTAAAGAGAAAGTGGTTGCAGATAAAACTCCAATGGCTAAAGGCAATGCTATTTCCGCTCTTCTTGTCGATGTTACCTTCAAAGGCGAGACCAAAGAGGTTGCCATGTTTGGACAAGGTAAAGGAAGCGAAGGTAAACAAACCAAAGAGACAATAGCTGGTATCCCTTTTATCTTTGAGTGGGGTTCTCAAACGTTTACACTTCCTTTCGCAATTAAACTCAATGAATTCCAGCTCGATCGTTATGCTGGATCAATGTCTCCAATGTCGTATGCAAGTGAAGTAGAAGTTATGGACGTTGAAAAAGGGGTTCATATGCCATTTCGTATCTATATGAATCATGTTCTTGATTATCGAGGATTCCGTTTCTTCCAAAGCTCATACGATAAAGATGAAAAAGGAACAATCTTGTCTGTAAATAATGACCCTGGAAAACTTCCGACCTATTTTGGATACCTTCTTTTATCAATAGGACTCTTTTTCAATTTACTCAATCCAAAAAGCCGTTTTCGCAAACTCGCAGGGATGGTACAAAAAGATATGGCTAAGATAAAATCAATTCTTTTAGCGCTCTTTATAGGGCTTGCAGTGATGCAAGGAAGCAATTTACATGCTGCTGCCACTACCCCGACGTACACTACAGAAGATTATGTCTCTTTTTTGAAGCAGTATGATGTAAAGCATGCCGATAAATTTGGAAGTTTACTTGTGCAAAGTGTGGATGGAAGAATTAAGCCTATCGATACTGTCTCTACAGAGCTTCTCAATAAAATCTATGGTAGCTCAACGTATGAGGGAATGAGTGCAAATCAAGTTGCCCTTAGTATGATGAGTTCTCCTACTGAATGGCAAGGATTACCTATTATCAAAGTATTTCATCCTGAGCTTAAAAAGATTATAGGTATTCCTGAAAATCAAAAATATGCCTCTTTTAATGACTTTTTTGAAAAAGAGGGCGATCATGGTTTTAAGTTAACGAAGTATTCGGAAGAAGCTAATCGTAAAAAACCAGCTCTTCGTAACCAGTTTGATAAAGATATTCTCAAAGTCGATGAGCGTGTCAATATTTGTTACATGGTTTACACGGGTGAAGTCTTTAAAATGATTCCAAAGCAAAATGACATTAGCAAACGATGGTATGCTCCGCAAGAAGCAGTGATGAACTTCTCTAAACAAGAGGGCGATGAAGTAAGAGCTCTTTTAGGTGGATATTTTGAATCTATTGGTGAAGGCTTAGAAAAAGGAAGTTGGGAGAATGCAAATAAAGCTCTGGATAAACTACAGTCGTACCAAGAGCAGTATGGTTCTGACATTATTCCAAGTAGCAGTCGTATTAAAGCAGAGACATTCTTTAACCACGCAAAGATTTTTGATCGTCTCACACCCGTTTATCTTCTCAGCGGTTTAGTCTTACTCTGTTTCATCTTTGCTAAAATGGTGAAATCATCTTTAAATATTCGCTATATCACCAAAGTTGTTTTAGCGATCAATTTTGTAGCTTTTTTAGTCCATACAGCAGGTCTTGGGCTAAGATGGTATATCTCAACACATGCACCATGGAGTGATGGTTACGAGTCCATGATTTACATTGCATGGGCGATAGCGCTTGCAGGTATCTTTTTCTCACGCCAGTCCGTTGTATCGCTTGCATTGACCTCTATTTTAGCGGGTGTTACGCTTTTTGTAGCACACCTTAGTTGGATGGATCCACAAATCACGAACTTGGTCCCTGTTTTAAAATCTTATTGGCTTAATATTCACGTTTCGGTGATTACAGCAAGCTATGGCTTTTTAGGTCTTTGTTCCCTTTTGGGCTTTTTTACGCTGATCCTTTTTATCTTGCGCAACAAAAAGCAAACTAAACGCAATCAAGAAATTGATCGTAATATTATTGAAGCAACTCGCATTAATGAAATGGCGATGATTTTAGGACTTAGTCTTTTAACCATCGGTAACTTTTTAGGAGGCGTTTGGGCTAACGAGTCATGGGGCAGATATTGGGGCTGGGATCCTAAAGAGACATGGGCATTAGTTTCGATTCTGTTTTATGCCGCTGTTGTACATTTTAGGTTTATTCCAAAACTTAATACGCCATTTGTCTTTGCTGTTGCCTCAACCGTTGTCTTTTCTTCAATCATTATGACTTATTTTGGGGTTAACTTTTACCTCTCTGGCATGCACTCGTACGCCGCAGGTGATCCAATTCCCGTACCTACCTTTGTCTACTATACGGTTGCGATTGTTGCACTTGTCATAGCTTTTGCTTATCCTAAACGCGAGATGACAAAAACGTTATAGAGTAAAAGAGGGATTGTTTGCCCCTCTTTTAAGTTGTGCTATAATAGGCAAAAACTTAAGAGGGGTTTTCCTTAATGCAAGAAAATTATCTCATTATTACGATTGTTGCGGTTATTGCCATTGTTTTAATCTCACTTTTTATTGTTGTCGCCAATCTGCAAAAAACCGTTGTTGTCGAAGTCGCTCATACGCATGCACAAGAAGAAAAAGCACGTAAAATCGCTATTGAGGCTTTAAT
It contains:
- the ccsA gene encoding cytochrome c biogenesis protein CcsA, with the translated sequence MDFVLKQVFSMKSAIILLVFFGLFSGVATFIENDFGVETSWALIYTSWWFELLQVALGLILINNIIRYKLYTLDKLPSFIFHLSFIFILIGSGMTRYFGFEGTLHVRNGMEENRVLSSDAFIQVSALKEGKPYSYSHPQLISQVGGNRFSFNFDVAGDKAVVKFKEYLPNATAKVVDDPQGIPMISMMLSGYGESLNVVLKEGETYESSEYVFSFNGKPTQHSKEEIRFTLEDGKFYFTSKTKIAWFKMAENKRGEYDADKKEDFITGQLYTIGNVNFAPRYIGLKGKEKVVADKTPMAKGNAISALLVDVTFKGETKEVAMFGQGKGSEGKQTKETIAGIPFIFEWGSQTFTLPFAIKLNEFQLDRYAGSMSPMSYASEVEVMDVEKGVHMPFRIYMNHVLDYRGFRFFQSSYDKDEKGTILSVNNDPGKLPTYFGYLLLSIGLFFNLLNPKSRFRKLAGMVQKDMAKIKSILLALFIGLAVMQGSNLHAAATTPTYTTEDYVSFLKQYDVKHADKFGSLLVQSVDGRIKPIDTVSTELLNKIYGSSTYEGMSANQVALSMMSSPTEWQGLPIIKVFHPELKKIIGIPENQKYASFNDFFEKEGDHGFKLTKYSEEANRKKPALRNQFDKDILKVDERVNICYMVYTGEVFKMIPKQNDISKRWYAPQEAVMNFSKQEGDEVRALLGGYFESIGEGLEKGSWENANKALDKLQSYQEQYGSDIIPSSSRIKAETFFNHAKIFDRLTPVYLLSGLVLLCFIFAKMVKSSLNIRYITKVVLAINFVAFLVHTAGLGLRWYISTHAPWSDGYESMIYIAWAIALAGIFFSRQSVVSLALTSILAGVTLFVAHLSWMDPQITNLVPVLKSYWLNIHVSVITASYGFLGLCSLLGFFTLILFILRNKKQTKRNQEIDRNIIEATRINEMAMILGLSLLTIGNFLGGVWANESWGRYWGWDPKETWALVSILFYAAVVHFRFIPKLNTPFVFAVASTVVFSSIIMTYFGVNFYLSGMHSYAAGDPIPVPTFVYYTVAIVALVIAFAYPKREMTKTL